Proteins from a genomic interval of Clostridium cochlearium:
- a CDS encoding ABC transporter permease, whose amino-acid sequence MDGVINLQMWQMASAYIFILILLFIVKKRGIPREKEILISTFRMTIQLILTGYILIYIFDNASPVFTILVICIMETFAIYNIFNRSTIKLSKSLKKAICISMIFGTLTSLFYFLFIVIGISPWYNPRYFIPIAGMLIGNSMTGISLGVSRLIDGMNSQKHLVESALMLGATPKMASKQIVDNAFDAAILPTINSMVGMGIVFLPGMMTGQILSGTSPVTAIGYQVAIMLGVLGSVSLSVILFVNLGYKTFFNEENQLIISE is encoded by the coding sequence ATGGATGGTGTAATAAATCTTCAAATGTGGCAAATGGCTTCAGCCTATATTTTTATACTTATTTTATTATTTATAGTAAAAAAACGAGGTATTCCCCGTGAAAAAGAAATTCTTATTTCAACTTTTAGAATGACAATTCAATTAATACTAACTGGCTATATACTTATTTATATTTTTGATAACGCAAGCCCTGTATTTACTATTTTAGTTATATGTATTATGGAAACTTTCGCTATATACAATATTTTTAATAGATCAACAATAAAATTATCTAAATCCCTTAAAAAAGCAATATGTATTTCTATGATATTTGGTACATTAACTAGTCTTTTTTATTTTTTATTTATAGTAATAGGTATATCACCTTGGTATAATCCTAGATATTTTATTCCTATAGCTGGTATGTTAATTGGTAATTCTATGACTGGTATTTCTCTTGGTGTATCTAGACTTATTGATGGTATGAATTCACAAAAGCACCTTGTTGAATCTGCTTTAATGTTAGGTGCTACTCCTAAAATGGCATCAAAACAAATAGTTGACAATGCTTTTGATGCTGCTATTTTACCTACTATAAATTCTATGGTTGGAATGGGAATAGTTTTTCTTCCTGGAATGATGACTGGACAAATTTTATCTGGAACCTCTCCTGTAACAGCCATTGGATATCAAGTAGCAATTATGCTAGGAGTATTAGGTAGTGTTTCCTTATCGGTAATTTTATTTGTTAATTTAGGATATAAAACTTTCTTTAATGAAGAAAACCAATTAATAATTAGTGAATAG
- a CDS encoding diaminopimelate dehydrogenase yields the protein MNSKIRIGIVGYGNIGKGVEKAIKQNEDMELEAIFTRRDVNKVDSNNSKLVHISRLELYKDIVDVMILCGGSATDLVEQGPMIASQFNTVDSFDNHGRIPQYFEKMDEVAKKSGKLSLISTGWDPGLFSLNRLLGEAILPKGKTHTFWGKGVSQGHSDAIRRVQGVKNGIQYTIPIKEALNKARSGEQCDFTTREKHERVCYVVPEENADLKKIEHDIKTMPDYFADYNTTIHFITEEELKLNHAGLPHGGFVIRSGNTQGGAKQVMEFNLKLESNAEFTSSVLAAYSRAIYKLSKEGKKGAVTVLDIPFAYLSPKTSEQLRKELL from the coding sequence ATGAATAGTAAAATCAGAATAGGAATTGTAGGATATGGAAATATAGGTAAAGGTGTAGAAAAGGCAATTAAGCAAAATGAAGATATGGAACTAGAAGCTATATTTACAAGAAGAGATGTAAACAAAGTAGATAGTAATAATTCTAAGTTAGTACATATTTCTAGATTAGAGTTATATAAAGATATAGTTGATGTAATGATTTTGTGTGGTGGTTCTGCTACAGATTTAGTAGAACAAGGACCTATGATTGCATCACAGTTTAATACTGTAGATAGTTTTGATAATCATGGCAGAATACCTCAATATTTTGAGAAGATGGATGAAGTGGCTAAAAAGTCAGGGAAACTAAGTTTAATATCTACAGGATGGGATCCAGGTTTATTTTCTCTAAATCGTCTTTTAGGTGAAGCTATTTTACCTAAGGGGAAAACACATACATTTTGGGGAAAAGGAGTAAGTCAAGGTCACTCAGACGCAATTAGAAGAGTACAGGGTGTAAAAAATGGAATACAATATACAATACCAATAAAAGAAGCTTTAAATAAAGCTAGAAGTGGAGAACAATGTGATTTTACTACAAGGGAAAAACATGAAAGAGTTTGCTATGTAGTTCCAGAAGAAAATGCAGATTTAAAAAAGATAGAACATGATATTAAAACTATGCCAGACTATTTTGCAGATTATAATACAACAATTCATTTTATTACAGAAGAAGAGCTTAAATTAAATCATGCGGGATTACCACATGGAGGGTTTGTAATAAGATCTGGAAATACTCAAGGTGGAGCTAAACAAGTAATGGAATTTAACTTAAAATTAGAAAGCAATGCAGAATTTACTTCTAGTGTTTTAGCAGCTTATTCTAGAGCTATATATAAGCTTTCTAAAGAAGGTAAAAAAGGAGCAGTTACAGTTCTTGATATTCCTTTTGCATATCTTTCACCTAAAACATCAGAACAATTAAGAAAAGAATTACTATAA
- a CDS encoding NAD(P)/FAD-dependent oxidoreductase: MPVRLNNIILDINEDISMVKERASKKSRVPVKDMKEFKILRESVDARKKDAIKFNYTVEFSCNNEDKIVKRARNKDIRLEKSVEKKELLYGNKTLNHRPIIVGMGPAGLFAGLILAKNGYDPIIIERGEDVDSRTSSVNNFWNTGKLNLNSNVQFGEGGAGTFSDGKLTTRIKDSWCDFILEEFVEKGAPEEIIYSGKPHIGTDVLKTVVKNIRKQIIELGGEVHFNSKLEDIIIKDNKLKAIIVNGDEIPCEVLILSIGHSARDTYEMLFKRGISVESKAFAMGVRVEHSQTLINERQYGKFAGHPRLKAADYRLAHNGKDNRGIYSFCMCPGGYVVAAASEEGRVVTNGMSYHDRSGKNANSAIVVSVTPKDFSSNNPLSGMELQRHYEGLAYKLGGENYYAPIQLVEDFIKGERTVKLGNVEPTYKPGYKLEDLRKCLPSIVVDGLVEGIYNFDNKIKGFISSRSVLTGIETRTSAPIRILRNKELQSISTKGLYPTGEGAGYAGGIMSAAVDGLKVGKKIIEEFKPLKI; the protein is encoded by the coding sequence ATGCCAGTTAGACTAAATAATATAATTTTAGATATAAATGAAGATATATCTATGGTAAAAGAAAGGGCATCTAAAAAAAGTAGAGTACCAGTAAAGGATATGAAAGAGTTTAAAATACTAAGAGAATCTGTAGATGCTAGAAAAAAAGATGCTATAAAATTTAATTATACAGTGGAATTCAGTTGTAACAATGAAGATAAAATAGTAAAAAGAGCTAGGAATAAAGATATTAGATTAGAAAAGAGTGTAGAAAAAAAAGAACTGTTATATGGAAATAAAACATTAAATCATAGACCAATAATAGTGGGAATGGGGCCAGCGGGATTATTTGCTGGTCTTATACTTGCTAAAAATGGATATGATCCAATAATAATAGAAAGAGGAGAAGATGTAGATAGTAGAACTTCATCTGTAAATAATTTTTGGAATACAGGTAAATTAAATTTAAACTCTAATGTACAGTTTGGAGAAGGTGGAGCAGGAACTTTTTCTGATGGAAAATTAACCACAAGAATAAAAGATTCTTGGTGTGATTTTATACTAGAAGAATTCGTAGAAAAAGGGGCACCAGAAGAAATAATTTATTCTGGTAAGCCGCATATAGGAACAGATGTATTAAAAACAGTAGTTAAGAATATAAGAAAACAAATAATAGAACTGGGTGGAGAAGTACATTTTAATAGCAAATTAGAAGATATAATAATTAAAGATAACAAATTAAAAGCTATAATAGTAAATGGTGATGAAATACCTTGTGAAGTACTTATTTTAAGTATAGGTCATAGTGCTAGGGACACTTATGAAATGCTTTTTAAAAGAGGTATTAGTGTTGAAAGTAAGGCTTTTGCTATGGGGGTTAGAGTAGAACACTCTCAAACATTGATAAATGAAAGACAATATGGAAAGTTTGCAGGTCATCCAAGATTAAAAGCTGCTGACTACAGGCTTGCACATAATGGAAAAGATAATAGAGGAATATATAGTTTTTGTATGTGTCCAGGGGGTTATGTTGTTGCAGCAGCATCAGAGGAAGGCAGAGTGGTTACAAATGGCATGAGTTATCATGATAGAAGTGGTAAGAATGCAAATTCAGCCATAGTTGTTTCTGTTACACCTAAGGACTTTTCAAGTAATAATCCTTTATCAGGTATGGAATTGCAAAGACATTATGAAGGATTAGCCTATAAATTAGGAGGAGAAAATTATTATGCACCTATTCAATTAGTTGAAGATTTTATAAAAGGGGAAAGAACTGTAAAGTTAGGAAATGTAGAACCTACATATAAGCCAGGATACAAGTTAGAGGATCTAAGAAAATGTTTGCCTTCTATAGTTGTAGATGGCCTTGTTGAAGGAATATATAATTTTGATAATAAAATAAAAGGTTTCATAAGCAGTAGATCAGTACTTACTGGAATAGAGACTAGGACTTCTGCACCTATAAGAATATTGAGAAATAAAGAATTACAAAGTATATCTACAAAAGGACTATATCCAACAGGGGAAGGAGCAGGTTATGCAGGTGGCATAATGTCAGCGGCTGTAGATGGATTAAAAGTAGGAAAAAAAATAATAGAAGAATTTAAGCCATTAAAAATATAA
- the glmM gene encoding phosphoglucosamine mutase produces the protein MSRIFGTDGVRGIANKELTAEVAYKLGKAGAYVLTEGTHKPKIVVGMDTRISGHMLESALVSGILSMGAEAVCVGVVPTPAVAYLTRKYEADAGVVISASHNPVEYNGIKFFDKYGYKLPDELEDKIQCIIESNFKEVPCPVGEDIGQKIQIDDAIKDYIEFAKGTIKGDLKGLKVALDCANGASYKSSVETFKELGAEVHVINNEPNGKNINKDCGSTHMECLRKYVVEQGCDFGLAFDGDADRCLAVDEKGNIVNGDFMMAICAKYMKQNGNLDKNTMVVTVMSNMGLFIAMEREGINLIKTKVGDRYVLEEMLKEGYKIGGEQSGHIIFLDYNTTGDGLVTALQLSSIIKNSNKKLSELASIMNELPQVLLNAKVPNNMKKIYIEDEEIAGEIKKIEEQMKGTGRVLIRPSGTEPLVRVMLEGENQEEIDKIAHDLVKLIEKKTK, from the coding sequence ATGAGTAGAATCTTTGGAACTGATGGTGTTAGAGGTATTGCTAATAAAGAATTAACAGCAGAAGTTGCCTATAAATTAGGTAAAGCAGGGGCCTATGTTCTAACAGAGGGAACCCACAAACCTAAAATAGTTGTGGGAATGGATACTAGAATATCTGGTCATATGCTTGAGAGTGCATTAGTATCAGGAATACTTTCTATGGGAGCAGAAGCCGTATGTGTGGGAGTAGTTCCAACTCCAGCAGTAGCATATCTAACTAGAAAATATGAAGCAGATGCAGGAGTTGTAATATCAGCTTCACATAATCCAGTAGAATACAATGGAATAAAGTTTTTTGATAAATATGGATATAAATTACCAGATGAATTAGAAGATAAAATACAATGCATTATAGAAAGTAATTTTAAAGAAGTTCCATGTCCTGTAGGTGAGGATATAGGACAAAAAATTCAAATAGATGATGCAATAAAAGATTATATAGAATTCGCTAAAGGAACTATAAAAGGAGATTTAAAGGGCTTAAAAGTGGCTCTAGATTGTGCAAATGGGGCAAGCTATAAGTCTTCAGTAGAAACTTTTAAGGAGTTAGGGGCAGAAGTTCATGTAATTAATAATGAACCTAATGGTAAGAATATAAACAAGGATTGTGGTTCAACCCATATGGAATGTTTAAGAAAATATGTAGTGGAACAAGGTTGCGATTTTGGATTAGCTTTTGATGGAGATGCTGATAGATGTTTAGCAGTAGATGAAAAAGGGAATATTGTTAATGGTGACTTTATGATGGCTATATGTGCTAAATATATGAAACAAAATGGTAATCTAGATAAGAATACCATGGTAGTTACTGTTATGAGTAATATGGGACTATTTATTGCTATGGAAAGAGAAGGAATAAACCTAATTAAGACAAAAGTTGGAGATAGATATGTATTAGAAGAAATGCTTAAAGAAGGATATAAAATAGGTGGAGAACAATCAGGACATATTATATTCTTAGATTATAATACTACAGGGGATGGTTTAGTTACTGCACTTCAACTTTCTTCTATTATAAAAAATAGCAATAAGAAACTATCAGAATTAGCTTCAATTATGAATGAATTACCTCAAGTACTTTTGAATGCTAAAGTACCTAATAACATGAAAAAAATATATATAGAAGATGAAGAAATAGCTGGAGAAATAAAGAAAATAGAAGAACAAATGAAAGGTACAGGTAGAGTACTTATAAGACCTTCAGGAACAGAACCTCTAGTAAGGGTTATGTTAGAAGGTGAAAATCAAGAGGAAATAGATAAAATAGCTCATGATTTAGTAAAATTAATTGAAAAGAAAACAAAATAA
- a CDS encoding ABC transporter ATP-binding protein, which yields MFLFKNVSYKNILNIRELNIPSHKVTCIVGQSGSGKTTLLRLLNKIISYDEGEILYNDKSLKTIDSIKLRREVIMLPQIPVMFNGNVKENLLIGIKFSEKPLVPDEILYEILEFVQLDKELSESVEKLSGGEKQKLCLARALLLNPEVFLLDEPSSALDEDTEHLIISSLVEYTKKNNKTLIMVTHSKKIAKNFSDNIIEIKNGSLFIKEE from the coding sequence ATGTTTTTATTTAAAAATGTTAGTTATAAAAATATACTTAATATTAGAGAGCTTAATATTCCATCACATAAAGTAACTTGCATTGTAGGTCAAAGCGGCAGTGGAAAAACAACTCTTTTAAGATTATTAAATAAAATTATAAGTTATGACGAGGGAGAAATTTTATACAATGATAAATCCTTAAAAACTATAGATTCTATTAAATTAAGGAGAGAGGTAATTATGCTTCCTCAAATACCTGTTATGTTCAATGGTAATGTTAAAGAAAATTTACTTATAGGGATAAAATTTTCTGAAAAACCTTTAGTTCCAGATGAAATATTATATGAAATATTAGAGTTTGTTCAGTTAGATAAAGAACTATCTGAAAGTGTAGAAAAGTTATCTGGTGGTGAAAAGCAAAAATTATGTCTTGCACGAGCTTTACTTTTAAATCCAGAAGTTTTTTTATTAGATGAGCCTTCTTCTGCCTTAGATGAAGATACTGAACATCTTATTATAAGTTCTTTAGTAGAATACACTAAAAAAAATAATAAAACTCTTATTATGGTTACCCATTCTAAAAAAATTGCAAAGAATTTTTCTGATAACATTATTGAAATAAAAAATGGTAGTCTTTTTATAAAGGAGGAATAG
- the glmS gene encoding glutamine--fructose-6-phosphate transaminase (isomerizing): MCGIVGYIGKKEAAPILVEGLSKLEYRGYDSAGVSIIEDQEIRTRKCKGRLVNLEEKLNEESMKGYIGIGHTRWATHGEPSDKNSHPHNNEKGTISVVHNGIIENYMELREWLTSEGYKFVSETDTEVLPHLIDYYYEGDLLEAVMTAISKVEGSYAIGVVCSEEPDKVVAVRKDSPLIVGLGKEEYFIASDIPAVLNHTRDIYLLKDNEFVLMTKDGVKLFDKERKEIKREIYHVTWNADAAEKGGYDHFMLKEIHEQPKVIKDTMTSRIMLGKDIKLDNIEISKEQMGKINKIYIVACGTAYHAGIVGKYAIEKLARIPVEVDIASEFRYRNPIIDENTLMIIVSQSGETADTLAALREGKEKGARVIAITNVVGSSISREADDILYTWAGPEIAVASTKAYETQLVAMYILALYFAQEKGTLNKEELEELKAEMLSIPDKAEKCLETDKVMKELASKTHMKKDMFFLGRGLDYAVALEGSLKLKEISYIHSEAYAAGELKHGPIALIEEGTIVITLATQEELFDKTVSNIKEVTTRGAKAIGIAFEGQKNMEKAVEEAIYIPKTKSIFAPLLSVIPLQLYSYYVSLEKGCDVDKPRNLAKSVTVE; this comes from the coding sequence ATGTGCGGAATAGTTGGATACATTGGAAAAAAGGAAGCTGCACCAATTTTAGTTGAAGGATTATCAAAGTTAGAATACAGAGGATATGATTCAGCAGGAGTATCTATTATTGAAGACCAAGAAATTAGAACTAGAAAATGTAAAGGTAGATTAGTTAATCTTGAAGAAAAACTAAATGAGGAATCAATGAAAGGATATATTGGGATAGGACATACAAGATGGGCCACCCATGGAGAACCATCAGATAAAAATTCACATCCTCATAATAATGAAAAAGGAACTATAAGTGTTGTACACAATGGAATAATAGAAAATTACATGGAATTAAGAGAATGGTTAACTTCAGAAGGATATAAATTTGTATCAGAAACAGATACAGAAGTATTACCACATTTAATAGACTATTACTATGAAGGAGACTTATTAGAAGCTGTAATGACTGCTATATCTAAAGTAGAAGGAAGCTATGCAATAGGTGTAGTTTGCAGTGAAGAACCAGATAAAGTAGTTGCAGTAAGAAAGGATAGTCCTTTAATTGTAGGTCTTGGAAAAGAGGAATATTTTATTGCATCAGATATACCAGCTGTATTAAATCATACAAGGGATATATATTTATTAAAAGATAATGAATTTGTATTAATGACTAAAGATGGAGTTAAATTATTTGATAAAGAAAGAAAAGAAATAAAAAGAGAAATTTATCATGTAACTTGGAATGCAGATGCAGCTGAAAAAGGTGGATATGACCACTTTATGTTAAAAGAAATACATGAACAACCTAAAGTAATAAAGGATACAATGACTTCAAGAATAATGTTAGGAAAAGACATTAAACTAGATAATATAGAAATTTCTAAAGAACAAATGGGAAAAATAAATAAAATATATATAGTAGCTTGTGGAACAGCATATCATGCTGGAATAGTTGGAAAATATGCAATAGAAAAATTAGCTAGAATACCAGTTGAAGTGGATATAGCTTCAGAATTTAGATATAGAAATCCTATAATAGATGAAAATACTTTAATGATAATAGTAAGTCAATCTGGAGAAACTGCAGATACCCTAGCGGCTTTAAGAGAAGGAAAAGAAAAAGGTGCTAGAGTTATAGCAATAACAAATGTAGTTGGAAGTTCAATATCCAGAGAAGCAGATGATATATTATACACTTGGGCAGGACCAGAAATAGCTGTAGCATCAACTAAGGCTTATGAAACTCAATTAGTTGCAATGTATATATTAGCTCTTTACTTTGCTCAAGAAAAAGGAACACTTAATAAAGAAGAATTAGAAGAGTTAAAAGCAGAAATGTTATCTATACCTGATAAGGCAGAAAAATGTTTAGAAACTGATAAAGTAATGAAAGAATTGGCTTCAAAAACTCATATGAAGAAAGATATGTTCTTCTTAGGAAGAGGTCTTGATTATGCTGTAGCACTAGAAGGATCTTTAAAATTAAAAGAAATATCCTATATACATTCAGAAGCCTATGCAGCAGGAGAATTAAAACATGGACCTATTGCATTAATAGAAGAAGGTACTATAGTCATAACACTAGCAACTCAAGAAGAATTATTTGATAAAACTGTAAGTAATATAAAAGAAGTAACCACAAGGGGAGCAAAGGCAATAGGAATAGCTTTTGAAGGACAAAAGAATATGGAAAAAGCTGTAGAGGAAGCTATTTATATTCCAAAGACTAAATCAATTTTTGCACCTTTATTATCTGTTATACCACTACAATTATATTCTTACTATGTATCTTTAGAAAAGGGATGCGATGTGGATAAACCAAGGAATTTGGCTAAGTCAGTTACTGTGGAATAG
- a CDS encoding SDR family NAD(P)-dependent oxidoreductase, which yields MEKNKRETVLITGASSGIGYELAHVFAQNNYNLILVARRIDKLNEMKKYFNDNYKIYVEVIEKDLSKPRAAEDVFYKIKDLGFDIDVLVNNAGVGHCGLFHEIELEKYRETIQLNIIALTELTKLVTTDMVTRRKGSILNIASTGAYQPGPLISVYYATKAYVLSFSEAIYNEFKPYNIKVTALCPGTTNTEFAKNSGKGELKNAMSARTVAEIGYRALMKGKRVEVPGILNKALVFISKITPRRILASIVRSIQRKAIEIK from the coding sequence TTGGAAAAAAATAAAAGAGAAACAGTTCTAATAACTGGTGCATCCTCTGGAATAGGCTATGAATTAGCTCATGTATTTGCACAAAATAATTATAATTTAATATTAGTGGCAAGAAGAATAGATAAATTAAATGAAATGAAAAAATATTTTAATGATAATTATAAAATATATGTAGAGGTAATAGAAAAGGATTTATCAAAACCAAGGGCAGCAGAAGATGTATTTTATAAAATAAAGGATTTGGGGTTTGATATAGATGTACTTGTAAATAATGCTGGAGTGGGACATTGTGGCCTATTCCATGAAATAGAGTTAGAAAAATATAGAGAGACAATACAACTTAATATAATAGCATTAACTGAACTTACTAAACTTGTAACTACAGATATGGTTACAAGAAGAAAGGGGAGCATATTAAATATAGCGTCCACTGGAGCTTACCAACCAGGACCTTTGATTTCTGTATATTATGCAACAAAAGCCTATGTTTTATCCTTTTCAGAAGCCATTTATAATGAATTTAAACCTTATAATATAAAAGTTACAGCACTATGCCCTGGAACTACAAACACAGAATTTGCTAAGAACTCAGGAAAAGGAGAGTTAAAAAACGCAATGAGTGCTAGAACTGTAGCTGAAATAGGATATAGGGCTTTAATGAAGGGAAAAAGAGTTGAAGTGCCTGGTATTTTAAATAAAGCTTTGGTATTTATATCTAAAATAACACCTAGAAGAATTTTAGCATCTATTGTAAGAAGTATACAAAGAAAAGCTATAGAAATTAAATAG
- the ptb gene encoding phosphate butyryltransferase, whose amino-acid sequence MIKNFDEILKKVQEQDTKKVAVAVAQDKPVLEAIRDAKNNKIADAILVGDEEEIKSIAKEIGMNIEEFEIIHEPNMKKAALKAAELVSTGKADMLMKGLVDTANFLRAVLNKEVGLRTGKLMSHVAVFETDKFDRLLILTDVAFNMYPDLKEKAQMIENAAAVAHSMGNECPKVAAVCAVEVVNPNMPETIDASLLAKMSDRGQIKGCIVDGPFALDNALSEEAAKHKKVTGPVAGKADILVLPDIQAGNIMYKTLTYTTDAKNGCLLVGTSAPVVLTSRNDSHETKMYSIALAALVAENMK is encoded by the coding sequence ATGATTAAAAATTTTGATGAAATATTAAAAAAAGTTCAAGAACAAGATACTAAAAAAGTAGCTGTGGCAGTTGCACAAGACAAACCAGTTTTAGAAGCAATAAGAGATGCTAAAAACAATAAAATAGCAGATGCAATATTAGTTGGAGACGAAGAGGAGATAAAATCCATAGCTAAAGAAATAGGCATGAATATAGAAGAATTTGAAATAATTCATGAACCAAATATGAAAAAGGCAGCTCTAAAGGCGGCAGAATTAGTTTCAACAGGAAAAGCTGACATGCTTATGAAAGGATTAGTAGATACAGCCAATTTCTTAAGAGCAGTTTTAAATAAGGAAGTAGGTTTAAGAACTGGAAAATTAATGTCCCACGTAGCAGTATTTGAAACAGATAAATTTGATAGACTTTTAATATTAACAGATGTAGCATTTAATATGTATCCTGACTTAAAAGAAAAGGCTCAAATGATAGAAAACGCAGCAGCAGTTGCACATTCAATGGGAAATGAATGTCCAAAAGTTGCAGCAGTATGTGCAGTAGAAGTTGTAAATCCAAATATGCCAGAAACTATAGATGCTTCACTTTTAGCAAAAATGAGTGATAGAGGACAAATAAAAGGTTGTATAGTTGATGGTCCATTTGCATTAGATAACGCATTATCAGAAGAAGCTGCAAAACATAAAAAAGTTACAGGACCAGTAGCAGGTAAAGCAGATATATTAGTACTTCCAGATATACAAGCAGGAAACATCATGTACAAAACATTAACATATACTACAGATGCTAAAAATGGATGTTTACTAGTTGGAACATCTGCTCCAGTAGTATTAACATCAAGAAATGATAGTCATGAAACAAAGATGTATTCAATTGCATTAGCTGCATTAGTTGCTGAGAATATGAAATAA
- the buk gene encoding butyrate kinase, with amino-acid sequence MAHKLLIINPGSTSTKIGVFEDEKLLFEETLRHSAEEIGKYSNVYEQFPFRKEVILNVLKEKGFDINTLDAIVGRGGLLKPVEGGTYEVNDAMLKDLKESVRGEHASNLGGIIGNEIAKSLNIPAFIVDPVVVDELQDVARISGMPEIERTSIFHALNQKAVARRYAKENNKKYEDVNIVVVHMGGGASVGAHKNGRIIDVNNALDGEGPFSPERSGGVPIGDLVRLCYSGKYTLDEMIKKINGKGGTVAYLGSNDFREIEEKALAGDEKYKLILDAFIYQISKEIGKCAVVLEGNVDAIVLTGGIAYSKYVTKEIENKVKFIAPVVLYPGEDELLALAQGGLRVLNGEEKAKEYK; translated from the coding sequence ATGGCACATAAACTATTAATAATAAACCCAGGTTCTACATCAACTAAAATAGGGGTTTTTGAAGATGAAAAATTATTATTTGAAGAAACTTTAAGACATTCAGCAGAAGAAATAGGAAAATATTCTAATGTATATGAACAATTTCCATTTAGAAAAGAAGTTATCCTAAATGTATTAAAGGAAAAAGGATTTGACATAAATACTTTAGATGCAATAGTTGGAAGAGGAGGACTTCTAAAACCAGTAGAAGGTGGTACATACGAAGTTAATGATGCAATGCTTAAAGATTTAAAAGAAAGTGTTAGAGGAGAGCATGCATCTAATTTAGGTGGAATAATAGGAAATGAAATAGCTAAAAGCTTAAATATTCCTGCATTTATAGTAGATCCAGTAGTTGTGGACGAACTTCAAGATGTTGCAAGAATCTCTGGAATGCCAGAAATAGAAAGAACAAGTATATTCCATGCATTAAATCAAAAGGCAGTTGCTAGAAGATATGCAAAAGAAAACAATAAAAAATATGAAGATGTAAACATAGTTGTAGTACATATGGGTGGAGGAGCTTCTGTAGGTGCCCATAAGAATGGAAGAATTATAGATGTAAACAATGCATTAGATGGAGAAGGACCATTCTCACCAGAAAGATCTGGAGGAGTTCCAATAGGTGACTTAGTAAGATTATGCTACTCAGGTAAGTATACTTTAGATGAAATGATTAAAAAGATAAATGGAAAAGGTGGAACAGTAGCATATCTTGGTTCTAATGACTTTAGAGAGATAGAAGAAAAAGCATTAGCAGGAGATGAAAAATATAAATTAATATTAGATGCATTTATCTATCAAATAAGCAAAGAAATAGGAAAATGTGCTGTAGTTTTAGAAGGAAATGTAGATGCTATAGTTTTAACAGGTGGAATAGCATATAGTAAATATGTAACAAAAGAAATAGAAAACAAAGTTAAATTTATAGCTCCAGTAGTATTATATCCAGGAGAAGATGAACTTTTAGCATTGGCACAAGGTGGATTAAGAGTACTTAACGGTGAAGAAAAAGCAAAAGAATATAAATAA